From the genome of Dryobates pubescens isolate bDryPub1 chromosome 5, bDryPub1.pri, whole genome shotgun sequence, one region includes:
- the CDCA4 gene encoding LOW QUALITY PROTEIN: cell division cycle-associated protein 4 (The sequence of the model RefSeq protein was modified relative to this genomic sequence to represent the inferred CDS: inserted 3 bases in 2 codons), translating to MPVGTWEERGETASPVGEIQPLRCLLLYKAAAPDFHEVWSLMGARIWEPXASLRCHDSWTCSLLVPECRIWDXHTFLTPVLPHWPFYNLDTMFVRGLKRKCFDGEEDIEGTLAGIKAIPSYNLQRQSLLDMSLVKLQLCHMLVEPNLCRSVLIANTVRQIQEEMTQDGTWQMINTQSTGQASLDRLVSTDILCRSSREQAEGKHVPGYSTFNKDFEGNQAQDNSETASSVQAPRNLQSNAWEMENPQENKGNFQKSLDQIFETLENKSPNSVEDLFSEVDNSYYDLDTMLTGMMSNTKMGHCDGLETFSSPATTASNSNCKSDLNELDHIVEILVES from the exons GtataaagcagcagctcctgacttCCATGAAGTGTGGAGCTTAATGGGAGCCAGGATCTGGGAGC CTGCTTCTCTCCGATGCCATGACTCGTGGACCTGCTCACTCCTGGTTCCCGAGTGCCGTATTTGGGA CCATACGTTCCTGACCCCTGTTTTACCACACTGGCCATTCTATAACCTG gaCACAATGTTTGTGCGAGGATTAAAGAGAAAGTGTTTTGATGGTGAAGAAGATATTGAAGGAACTCTGGCTGGTATTAAGGCTATTCCTTCATATAATCTTCAGCGACAGTCACTTTTAGATATGTCCTTGGTTAAACTTCAGCTGTGTCACATGCTGGTTGAACCTAATCTTTGTCGTTCAGTTCTAATAGCCAACACAGTACGGCAGATCCAAGAGGAAATGACTCAAGATGGGACTTGGCAGATGATAAATACACAGAGTACAGGGCAGGCATCCCTGGATCGTCTTGTTTCAACAGATATCCTCTGTCGTTCATCTAGGGAACAAGCTGAGGGAAAGCATGTTCCAGGCTATAGTACTTTCAATAAAGACTTTGAGGGCAACCAGGCACAAGATAATTCAGAAACAGCCTCTTCAGTGCAAGCTCCAAGAAACCTGCAGAGCAATGCATGGGAAATGGAGAATCcacaagaaaataaaggaaacttTCAAAAATCATTAGATCAAATATTTGAGACACTGGAGAATAAAAGTCCTAATTCAGTTGAAGATCTATTTTCAGAAGTTGACAATTCTTACTACGATCTTGATACTATGTTAACAGGCATGATGAGCAATACAAAAATGGGACACTGTGATGGGcttgaaacattttcttctccagcaACTACAGCTTCTAACTCAAATTGTAAATCTGATCTTAATGAGCTTGATCATATTGTGGAAATCCTTGTTGAATCCTGA